The DNA segment TACCACGAGATTGTAACTCGTCAATTAATGTAGTAAAATTTGTTACAGTATCTACCGCTTCATAGTCTAAGTGTAATCGCTTGGTATCAATACCAGCTTTCTTAAATACCCGTTTAGTGTAGACAGGTGGACTACCTCCAGAAATCCAAATTGGCAAATTTGGGTGCTTACGGGCAAAACTAGCAGTAAACTTTTCTCTTTCTAGATTTCTAGTCGAACCACCTAAAACTATTACGGCTTGGGGTTGTGTGTAGGCGTTTTTAGCTTCTTGGTATCCAAACCACATTAATAGCGGTAAAAATAGCACCGCAAATGAAAATGATTTACCTCTAAACAATAGATTATTCTTCAAGGCTCTATAACTTTGTTTGTTGAGGGCGTTATTTTCTCTCAAAATAAGAAAAATATCTATGTAATTTAGCAGACTTTAGCGAAATTTACCCTGGCAGGGCTACCGTCAAGCTAATTCATCATTTAATGTGTATTAGCACAATTTTTCCACATAATTGGTCATAATCCTATATACAGGATTTCTGACTAATTATTTGATTTAACTATTTTGTGGTGACGGGACTGGTGCGACTTGAACGCACGACCTAGCGCTTAGGAGGCGCTCGCTCTATCCAACTGAGCTACAGCCCCAACTGTGAAGCATATACAATGATAGCAGTAGTTCTAACTAGACTGCCAAGAATTGCTCCAAGAATCACCACCTATTTCTAAACCACAAAGATAACTGTGTGCTTTCAGGATGACTAGAGGATTTTTCCCTCGGATCTGTCGTAACTCTACATCTAGTTTTCCTTGCATAGTGTCTCGACAGCAGTATTGTAAACCCTGGACTGTTGGCGCACGTAGGTCTGTACCGGGTAGATGGGTAGTTCCAGTTAATTCAACCTCATAATCTAAGTTTTTCGCTTTCATTTGCCATCTACCCCAAGGCTGAATATTCCACTCTACTTTTGAGTTCCAAGGAACGAATTCGTAGAATTTGCCTTGATAATGTAACCCAATCATGGCTACAGATTCCATCCACCACAGTACACCGCGTCTACCACCACCAGCAGTTAAAGCTAAGTCAGGTTCGCCATCAAAGCTGTTGCAGTTAAGCCAAAACCATTTTTCAGGAAAAGCACCACCCCAATTTTTTTCCCCGTAAGCTGGCGCATTCTGGAATTGATAGATTTTGCCATTCCAATCAATCCAGCCGGTAGCCAAGCCATGAGCCATCAAAATTTGCCATCCTGGTTCAAAAATCTGTAAAAAGGACAGCCACCCAGCCGTTGATTGCTGGATACCATCTTGATTTCCCCAACCGTATATCGGTTGAATTTCGTAACGCCAACGGCAATAATTACCTGTTGCAGGGTCAGCAATTATGCCTTGATTGATGGTGGCTGTAGCTTGGTATCCTTGCTGTACATGGCGTTCAAACTCTGCTGGTAACAGGTAAATAGGTTTGGTGTTGAGGTTTGTTTCGCCCCAATGACCCAAAGCCAGAACATCTGGACTAGCCCAAAATTTGTTGACATCGGGAAAAGTCCGACAAATATATTCATCATCAGCACCAAGGACTTGAGCTGCACCACCACTGTAGGCTTTACCACCAATGGGGTCTTCGATGGAATACATGAAAGCAAAGGTTTGACCACAGTCTGGTAAAGTTACACGATAATACCAACCTTCAAAGAAACGGCGACTACTACCGTCCCAATGGTATCCGCTATGGGGAGTTTGCAGAGTTTTGAACATTGTAGGCGATCGCACTTAGGTTTTGATTAACGAATTTTTGAAAAAGTCGGGAATCTGGTAATTCACAAGCGATTTTAGAGATTCTATCTCATAAAACCTTTTAAGAGTTTAGTTAAGATAGATTTACGTAGTTATATTTTTTAGTGTGCGCGATGTCTAACGACAAGCCGCGAGATGGTTTACAACTTGATATCAGTCATGCTTATGAAATTCTCGGTTTAAAACCTGGTGCATCGCAGGTGGAAGTAAAGCAAGCTTATCGGAAGCTAGTTAAAATTTGGCATCCCGATCGCTTTGTTGATAACGAGCAAAAACAGCAAGCCGAGACAAAAATTAAACGAATCAACGCCGCTTACAACAGAGTTAAGTCGGTGACACCAACTGTTGAGAAGCCAGCTTCAGCTACGCCTTCACCGAAAAAGCCTGTAAAAGCATCTGTTAATCGTTGGGGTGCAGAAACTTTCTACAACTGGGGTGTAGAAAGTGTAGACAAAAAAGAATATGAAGAAGCGATCGCCTATTTTACCCAAGCAATTCGCCTCAATCCCAGCTACATTGCAGCTTACAAATACCGAGGATTCATTTGCTCTGAATTGGGATATGAATATAGAGCTACTTCCGATTTAAATAAAGCCGCACAGTTAGAAGGGAAAATTCCCAAAGCTGCTTACGTCTCATCGCCAAGATATAAAACCAAGCCTAAATCTTGGCTCGCAAGATTATGCCAGAAAATTAAAAGGCTACTAAAGCTAAATAGATATTGAGTAATAATTCAGGATTCATAAAACAACAGTAGGTATTTTTATAAAGTTACTAAAATTTAAGTTTGTCCTCCTGTGACAATTACTGCTCATGATGAGCAATACTGGATTAAGCCAAATAATTTATTTTTAACGACCTATTCATGCAGGACTTAATATTTGTACGAACCCTCAAGGGTCATTCAGATAAGGTTATGTCCGTTATGTTCAGTCCCGATGGGCAGAGATTAGCTAGCGGTAGTGCTGACAAAACTGTAAGAGTTTGGAATTTAGCTAATGAAGAAACCCTCATTCTTAAAGGACATGGTAAATCGTCTTGGTCTGGAGGAGTTAATTCTATTGCTTTTAGCCCCAACGGCAAGACCTTAGCTAGTGCTAGCGATGACAAAACTATTAAATTATGGGATGTCAATACAGGAGCAGAAATCATTGCTTTTACAGGACATGAAGAAGCAGTTTACTCTGTTAGCTTTAGTCCAGACGGTAAAACTTTAGTTAGTGGTAGTAAAGATAAAAGTGTCAAACTTTGGTCACTAGCAACAGGAAGAGAACTATATTCACTTAAAGGACATTTAGATGATGTTTTATCTGTTGCTTTTAGTCCAGATGGTCAGGTTGTAGCTAGTGGCGGTGCTGGTAATGATAAAACAATTAAAATTTGGCATCTAGCTAAACAAAAAGTTCAGACTATCACTGGGCATTCCGAATGGTTTGGAGGTATTAATTCTCTTGCATTTAGTCCCGATGGTAATATTTTAGCTAGCGGTAGTTGGGACAAAAATATCAAGCTATGGCAATGGCAAAATAGTGAAGAAATCTGTACCCTAACAGGTCATTCTGATCACGTTTGTTGTGTATCTTTTAGTCCAAATGGTAATATTTTAGCTAGTGCCAGCAAGGATAAGAGTATTAAGTTGTGGCAAGTAGATACTAGAAGTATAATAAGTAGTTTCATAGTACATGAAGAGTCAGTTTATTCTCTCGCATTTAGCCCAGATGGACAGACTTTAGCCAGTAGTAGCGGAGATAAGATTATCAGGATTTTACCTTGTCCTTAGGGGTTGATTACTACGTCAAGCAAGTAACTGCTTCTCGTTTTATACGTAAGTTCCATACGATGAAAATTCCGAATGCACAGATATTATTGGTTTAGACAGATACCAGAATTTAACACTGGTGAGTTTTTTATTGATTATTAGTAATTATCTATCGCACTTATAATATCAGTAGTTAATATTACAAATCCATAACAACTAATTCCAGCATCAATCAATATATTATCTGATAAAAAAATCGCTAATGCGGGAAAATTACTAGATATTTATTTCAATAAGTAGAAAAATCTAG comes from the Nostoc sp. PCC 7120 = FACHB-418 genome and includes:
- a CDS encoding YdcF family protein; this encodes MWFGYQEAKNAYTQPQAVIVLGGSTRNLEREKFTASFARKHPNLPIWISGGSPPVYTKRVFKKAGIDTKRLHLDYEAVDTVTNFTTLIDELQSRGIKSVYLITSDFHMRRACIIGEIVLGSRGITFKPISVPSENSPEPIEKSLRDGARALLWVATGYTGADEKHKR
- a CDS encoding tocopherol cyclase family protein, with amino-acid sequence MFKTLQTPHSGYHWDGSSRRFFEGWYYRVTLPDCGQTFAFMYSIEDPIGGKAYSGGAAQVLGADDEYICRTFPDVNKFWASPDVLALGHWGETNLNTKPIYLLPAEFERHVQQGYQATATINQGIIADPATGNYCRWRYEIQPIYGWGNQDGIQQSTAGWLSFLQIFEPGWQILMAHGLATGWIDWNGKIYQFQNAPAYGEKNWGGAFPEKWFWLNCNSFDGEPDLALTAGGGRRGVLWWMESVAMIGLHYQGKFYEFVPWNSKVEWNIQPWGRWQMKAKNLDYEVELTGTTHLPGTDLRAPTVQGLQYCCRDTMQGKLDVELRQIRGKNPLVILKAHSYLCGLEIGGDSWSNSWQSS
- a CDS encoding J domain-containing protein, with product MSNDKPRDGLQLDISHAYEILGLKPGASQVEVKQAYRKLVKIWHPDRFVDNEQKQQAETKIKRINAAYNRVKSVTPTVEKPASATPSPKKPVKASVNRWGAETFYNWGVESVDKKEYEEAIAYFTQAIRLNPSYIAAYKYRGFICSELGYEYRATSDLNKAAQLEGKIPKAAYVSSPRYKTKPKSWLARLCQKIKRLLKLNRY
- a CDS encoding WD40 repeat domain-containing protein, translated to MQDLIFVRTLKGHSDKVMSVMFSPDGQRLASGSADKTVRVWNLANEETLILKGHGKSSWSGGVNSIAFSPNGKTLASASDDKTIKLWDVNTGAEIIAFTGHEEAVYSVSFSPDGKTLVSGSKDKSVKLWSLATGRELYSLKGHLDDVLSVAFSPDGQVVASGGAGNDKTIKIWHLAKQKVQTITGHSEWFGGINSLAFSPDGNILASGSWDKNIKLWQWQNSEEICTLTGHSDHVCCVSFSPNGNILASASKDKSIKLWQVDTRSIISSFIVHEESVYSLAFSPDGQTLASSSGDKIIRILPCP